Proteins from one Halogeometricum sp. S1BR25-6 genomic window:
- a CDS encoding glycosyltransferase — protein sequence MMGDNSLGIIIPAYDPDILTLEQYIRDVRSEFAPEILRVELDTPRQAHVERLEETADVVNVATTRRGKGGAIMAGFDALKTDILAFADADGSVPADSLHDVVRQISEGTADVSLASRRHPSSHIVAHQTVIRRLLGDGFAFAARKMLPTQCRDYQCGAKAVRADAWEAIGHHCYEPGFAWDLEFVSVAGSLGYEIAEVPVVWEDHPDSTVNPLSTSLELATALVDVKRRTDAIATSPRHRNATPTAHSKLMKLGGEDGD from the coding sequence ATGATGGGAGATAACTCACTTGGAATCATCATCCCAGCGTACGACCCCGATATTCTTACGCTTGAACAATACATCCGAGACGTTCGATCGGAATTCGCACCAGAAATCCTCCGCGTTGAGCTTGATACGCCGCGCCAGGCACATGTTGAGCGACTTGAGGAAACTGCTGATGTTGTGAACGTTGCGACCACGCGGCGTGGGAAGGGTGGAGCGATCATGGCTGGCTTTGACGCTCTCAAAACCGATATCCTTGCGTTTGCCGACGCTGATGGATCGGTCCCAGCAGACTCACTGCATGACGTAGTTCGGCAGATCAGCGAGGGGACTGCAGATGTAAGCCTTGCCTCGCGCCGACACCCCTCTTCGCATATCGTTGCTCACCAGACTGTCATCCGACGATTGCTTGGAGATGGCTTCGCGTTCGCGGCGCGTAAGATGCTCCCGACGCAGTGTCGAGACTACCAGTGTGGGGCGAAGGCGGTTCGAGCCGACGCGTGGGAAGCGATCGGTCATCACTGCTACGAGCCGGGATTCGCATGGGACTTGGAGTTCGTCTCTGTCGCCGGTTCCTTGGGATACGAAATCGCAGAGGTCCCTGTGGTATGGGAGGACCACCCTGACTCGACCGTGAATCCACTCAGTACATCGTTGGAGTTAGCAACTGCACTTGTTGACGTAAAACGTCGAACCGATGCAATCGCGACGAGTCCGCGACATCGAAACGCAACGCCGACGGCGCATTCAAAACTGATGAAGTTAGGTGGAGAGGATGGCGACTAA
- a CDS encoding GtrA family protein, whose translation MATKPTSEVLLERARIGQFVSVGVVGAGIETVLVAVLTGLMGVGPLAAKAVGAEASISTMFVVNDRWTFADEGAAGLIACVRRWLKSHAVRIVGLSVAFSVLYVLTSVVSYSVQLAGFELWPTIANCIGIGIGMSINYVAESLFTWEVVGDTNV comes from the coding sequence ATGGCGACTAAGCCCACCTCGGAGGTACTGCTTGAACGGGCCCGTATCGGGCAATTCGTCTCTGTGGGAGTCGTCGGCGCCGGTATCGAAACGGTGCTCGTTGCGGTTCTCACGGGATTGATGGGTGTTGGACCGCTCGCTGCGAAGGCTGTCGGCGCTGAGGCATCAATTTCGACGATGTTCGTCGTGAACGATCGTTGGACGTTCGCCGATGAAGGTGCTGCCGGACTTATCGCGTGCGTTCGTCGCTGGCTGAAATCGCATGCTGTCCGTATCGTTGGATTGTCGGTCGCGTTCTCAGTGCTCTACGTGCTGACGAGTGTCGTGTCATACTCCGTTCAGCTCGCTGGTTTTGAGTTATGGCCGACCATAGCGAACTGCATCGGCATTGGCATCGGAATGAGTATCAACTACGTTGCGGAGAGTCTGTTCACTTGGGAAGTCGTGGGAGATACGAATGTCTGA
- a CDS encoding ArnT family glycosyltransferase — translation MVQRGEWLIPHLYLHPQKDVIAFQAFLEKPPLVMWLEAVSMSIFGVSRFAARLPIAILAILSAILVYYMGRQMISRFAGFVASVVFVTTPIIFANGHGARTANTDLPLVFFGTIFVFLTWVVFTQDRRELLPYVGIAAALAVLTKGFSAGTFVIAVAPLVLLYYRTFLSKEMFLSIGVTLVLVLPWPIYAWFHYRQEFLYQIFFQQVLTRATGSGLYSKSGAIFEFMRYPYFREIPSMMDPWFVLLFPAAAIAVYTGWRKRRLKAPIFLAWWALSTFGFYVVTGNHGWYIMPIAVPCALLIGIGADAITEEHPKLMVISGFAVAILVLRTNSTLWAVLLGIGLIICSERNGISQKIQHSYSTKATNVLSHVVPVLFAFALVVALVGGIPVGSGNSFDGFERLGKATDQHVPNGEPIILGPNAPKKEFAFSFYAQRPISSVTSEEIVSLSQETYIIVGPQTQSELSHDYQILYEGGKYNLIHLKPDRSASVAIEKRRH, via the coding sequence ATGGTTCAGCGTGGCGAATGGCTTATACCACATCTCTATCTGCACCCGCAGAAGGATGTAATTGCGTTCCAAGCATTTCTCGAGAAACCACCTCTTGTGATGTGGTTGGAAGCGGTCTCGATGTCCATATTTGGTGTCTCTCGATTTGCAGCTCGGCTTCCAATAGCGATTCTGGCCATTCTATCGGCAATTCTCGTCTACTATATGGGACGGCAGATGATATCCCGCTTTGCTGGGTTCGTCGCCTCAGTTGTCTTCGTCACAACGCCGATTATATTCGCCAATGGGCATGGGGCACGTACCGCGAATACGGATCTCCCATTAGTGTTCTTCGGTACGATCTTTGTGTTCTTGACATGGGTTGTTTTCACACAAGACAGGCGCGAGCTGCTCCCATATGTCGGTATCGCAGCGGCTCTCGCGGTTCTCACGAAGGGTTTCAGTGCTGGCACATTTGTAATTGCAGTTGCGCCACTTGTGCTCCTCTACTATCGAACGTTCTTGTCTAAGGAAATGTTCCTGTCAATTGGCGTAACTCTAGTGCTCGTTCTTCCTTGGCCCATCTACGCATGGTTTCACTATAGGCAAGAGTTCTTGTACCAGATATTCTTCCAGCAAGTCCTTACACGGGCAACTGGGTCTGGGTTGTACTCCAAGTCTGGTGCTATCTTTGAGTTCATGCGATATCCTTACTTCAGAGAGATCCCGAGTATGATGGACCCTTGGTTCGTTTTACTTTTCCCCGCTGCCGCGATTGCAGTTTATACAGGCTGGCGAAAAAGGAGACTGAAAGCTCCAATATTTCTGGCTTGGTGGGCGCTCTCAACGTTCGGATTCTACGTAGTCACTGGGAACCACGGATGGTACATAATGCCCATTGCGGTCCCCTGTGCTCTACTCATTGGAATTGGCGCAGATGCAATCACTGAGGAACATCCGAAGCTAATGGTCATCTCTGGGTTCGCAGTTGCAATATTAGTTCTCCGAACAAATTCTACTCTTTGGGCGGTTCTCCTCGGGATTGGGCTCATTATATGCTCAGAAAGAAATGGTATTAGTCAAAAGATACAACACAGCTATTCAACAAAAGCCACGAATGTTCTCTCTCATGTCGTACCTGTCCTCTTTGCTTTTGCACTTGTTGTAGCACTTGTAGGTGGTATTCCAGTTGGATCCGGCAATTCATTTGATGGTTTCGAGCGTCTTGGGAAGGCAACAGACCAGCATGTTCCAAATGGAGAGCCTATAATACTAGGGCCGAATGCTCCGAAAAAAGAATTTGCTTTTTCATTTTATGCCCAGAGACCCATTAGCAGCGTCACAAGTGAAGAGATCGTCTCTCTCTCTCAAGAGACATACATAATTGTTGGTCCACAAACACAGTCGGAGCTAAGCCACGACTATCAGATATTGTACGAGGGCGGGAAATACAATCTTATTCATCTAAAACCCGACAGATCTGCATCAGTCGCTATAGAGAAAAGACGCCATTGA